The sequence below is a genomic window from Anopheles cruzii chromosome 3, idAnoCruzAS_RS32_06, whole genome shotgun sequence.
AACTGACTGACAGATCCCTGGCGGAGCTGAGACTTTTGTTTACACTTTTATATTCGCGGTTTGTGAATGTCCGTAGTATAAGTGTAGATCTATAAGTACTATGTAAAATACTAAATAAAGAGCGATGATACATCGCGATCCTGCTCCCCTGCTTTACCAGATAGGCCCTGTCGGGATGTTTCCCACAttgggaaatttatttaaaaaaaagcactgcaacaaaatctaaaaaaaaaacagaaaataatattcagaaatcaacttacctcttcgatttcaattttctgggaccaaaaacacgaatgtagACACATTTCGGTGAtcggtggttcggtggtttctatattttaagcctgccacacgaagcataaaagaTTTAACATTATAAATGAATTATACGCTCGCTTTTACGCTTCTTGTGGCCCTCAGAAACATAATTTTGGAGTTTTGAACGTCTTTCAAGTGAGCTAAACCTAACCTCTCTTAAACCGATCCACCACTTGTTGTGTGGTGagttttttcaattttgtgGTGAAATTTTGCCCATATGacagctgtttgttttccttttaccGGCAAACGCACGCATCAACGGAGCACAACAGATTGGTCGCTGCTTTTCAGTGTTATTAATTGATATCTGGCCTCTAATGTCCGCCGGTGAGAAGAAGCCAGCATCCCAAAATGGCACACAACCTGTGgcaacaaatgaaaaaaagaagcaagcAAAACTTTGTGCCGGTCGTGAGACTTACGAAAGAATGAACTTTCTGTACCAGGCCGCAACAATGATGTCAAGCTCTAACCCACAGCTTGCAGCATACTATGGCAAATTGACCAAATCGGTCGGCAAGAAAGCGGTACTGCGAATGTGAGTATCTTTTCCTTGCCTAAGGCGGGTGAGGTTTGTACATCTTtctccttcgcttcgcttgcAGGGAACCAGCAATCAAGCGTACGCTTTGTGTGCGCTGCGGTGTCCACTTGAATCCCGGCTTTACGGCGGATATTCACGATTATCGACACAAGAAACTGTGCTACCTACAAGTTGACTGCAAGCTGTGTGGGTTTTCGAAGCGATTCTATAACCACAAAAACCATCACCTATGGTTGGACAATCCACAATCGATTGTTGAACGAGTGGAGTTTTCGTAGGGCAGCGTAGTTACTTTCGTACACGCTTGGCCCGTGAAATGTTGTGATATTAGTGACCATGTGaccaatgtttacaaaaataaatgattcatTTATTGACTCACTACATAAGTTTTGTAATAATTTACACGAACAGTGTTACACTTTATACAATCAAACGTTACATTAGCGTAGCTTATTT
It includes:
- the LOC128273907 gene encoding ribonuclease P protein subunit p21 gives rise to the protein MSAGEKKPASQNGTQPVATNEKKKQAKLCAGRETYERMNFLYQAATMMSSSNPQLAAYYGKLTKSVGKKAVLRMEPAIKRTLCVRCGVHLNPGFTADIHDYRHKKLCYLQVDCKLCGFSKRFYNHKNHHLWLDNPQSIVERVEFS